The Bombus fervidus isolate BK054 chromosome 1, iyBomFerv1, whole genome shotgun sequence genome includes a window with the following:
- the LOC139991159 gene encoding zwei Ig domain protein zig-8 has translation MSTSLPILVCFIISFGGIASCVRNFRTDFLEEWPTPGTGPHFDTSMQSNFTGLVGKTVHLVCKVKNLGNRTVSWVRHRDIHLLTVGRYTYTSDQRFEALHLPHAEEWTLRIRYPQQKDSGIYECQISTTPPIGHPVYLTIVEPITIIIGAPDLFVNKGSTINLTCVVKYAPEPPPMMIWSHNTEVINFDSPRGGISLVTEKGPETTSRLMIQKAVLSDSGIYTCEPSNANPSSIKVHVVNEERPAAMHHGDGSSSYTGTRPMCFIILIVANIIFV, from the exons GTGGTATAGCGTCATGTGTAAGAAATTTTCGAACCGACTTTCTGGAGGAATGGCCAACTCCTGGTACGGGACCCCATTTCGACACCTCGATGCAGTCAAACTTTACCGGACTGGTGGGCAAAACCGTGCATCTAGTATGCAAAGTGAAAAATCTCGGAAATCGGACT GTTTCGTGGGTAAGGCATCGGGATATACACCTGCTAACGGTTGGCCGTTACACGTATACGAGCGACCAACGTTTCGAAGCGCTACACCTGCCTCACGCCGAAGAATGGACGTTAAGGATACGATATCCACAGCAGAAAGACTCCGGGATTTATGAGTGCCAAATATCAACGACACCTCCTATCGGTCATCCCGTTTATCTAACGATAGTCG AGCCGATTACCATCATCATCGGTGCTCCCGACCTATTCGTGAATAAGGGTAGCACCATCAATCTAACTTGCGTCGTAAAATATGCTCCGGAACCACCACCCATGATGATCTGGAGTCACAACACCGAG GTAATTAACTTCGACTCGCCGCGCGGCGGCATTAGCCTGGTGACGGAGAAGGGTCCTGAAACGACGAGTCGTTTAATGATCCAGAAAGCGGTGCTGAGCGACTCCGGGATCTATACCTGTGAACCGAGCAACGCGAATCCCAGCAGCATTAAGGTGCACGTTGTTAACG AAGAACGACCGGCTGCGATGCATCACGGTGATGGAAGTTCGTCGTACACTGGGACACGGCCAatgtgttttataattttaatagtagctaacataatatttgtataa